The Chitinophaga lutea genome contains the following window.
TTCGTGCGTGGTGGGATGGCCTTGCAGGCGGGAATTGATTTTACGGAAGGTTGCCAGTTCTTCCGTCGGGAAATACCCTGAACGGGCCAGCGCACTGTAATACACCGGAGAAATATGGCCGTTGGAAAGGAAAAACAGGTCCTGCCCCTTGCCGTCCATCTCGAAAGGCACCGGCTGGTGTTTCATGACCTTGAAAAACAGGGCGGTAAAGTATTCTGTACAACCCAGGGAACCGCCGGGGTGACCGCTCTGTACGGCATGCACCATTCTAACGATGTCCCGCCTGATCTGTGTGGCTATATCTTTCAGCTCTGGCATGATAATTGGCGTTTTATGAGCCGCAAAAGTAATAAGAAATTGACCAGATTTTCAGTGTATTAGTCAAATTTTTAGAAGAATGGGCAAAATCCATGGGTTTTAAAAAAAACTGATACGCATATCGCTGAAATTAATATCTTTGCACCACAACCCCCCGTATGGAGAATGTAATTATCGCGACTGTCCTGAGTTTCGTTATAACCTACTTTGCAATTCCTGTATTGATACGGGTAGCAGAGTTGAAGCATCTTTATGACGAACCGGATGAGCGTAAATCTCACAAATCCCGCATCCCCACCCTGGGTGGCCTGGGTTTCTTTGCCGGCTTTATGCTGGCATCTGCTGTTTGTGTACCATCTCAGCAGGCATTTCCCCTGCAATACCTGCTGGCAGCATTTTTCGTGATCTTTATCGTGGGCATAAAAGATGACCTTGTTGGTCTTTCCCCGATGAAAAAGCTGGTAGGCCAGCTGGTAGCGGCTTTTGCCGTAATTTACCTCGGTAATTTGCAGATCAGGAACATGTATGGCTTTTTCGGGATGGAGGAGCTGCCTTATCACTTCAGCCTGTTGCTTACTTACTTTACCTTTATCGTAGTAATCAATGCATTCAACCTGATAGACGGTATCGATGGCCTTGCCGGGAGCATTGGGCTGCTCGTATCTGCCGTACTCGGCGCTTACTTCCTGTATACCAACGAGTTGTTGTATGCCGTGATGGGTTTTGCCATGGCGGCGGGCCTGGCTGCTTTCCTGATCTATAACATCACACCTGCCAGGATCTTCATGGGTGATACCGGTTCCTTGCTGGTTGGCCTGGTAAATGCCGCCCTCATTGTCAAATTCATTGAAGTAGCCGGTAACCCTGCGGGCAAAATGCCTATTCAGTCCGTACCGGCCATCGCCTTTGCCATACTGATCATTCCCCTGTTCGACACACTGCGTGTATTTGCCATCCGCATGTCGCGCGGGCGTTCTCCCTTTACGGCAGACAGGCACCATATTCACCACTATATGCTGGCATTGGGGCTTACACACAGCCAGGCTACTCTGGTAGCCGTTTTATCCAATATCGGGTTTATCGTGCTGGCATTCGGTCTCCAGGATCTGGGCACCACTACCCTGCTTTGCCTTATCGGCGGACTGGCGTTGGGCGCTACTACAGTGCTGTTCATGCTGAAAAAAAGGAAGGAAAACGAAGCCCGGGCTGCCATACTGGTTCCGGAGCCTCAGGAAATTCCCAGCGAAAGCATCACCAAACCCAAAATTCTCCGCGTAAACACCGAAAGCATATTGCAGGATAAATAACGCGTATCCTCCCCGCACACTTTCCTTGTCCTGTTCATCCTTTGATGATTAAAAGATTTCATGTAGGTTTGCAGGCACTCTAAGTATTAATTCTTATGCAAGACGAACTTAATTTAATTCTGGATGACGCGAAGGACTCTATGCAAAAGGCCATTTCGCATCTGGAGGTGGAATTAACAAAGATAAGGGCCGGCAAAGCCAACCCCCAGATCGTGGACGGTATTATGGTAGATTATTATGGCGCACCGACGGCACTCAACCAGGTAGCCAATATCAGCGTGGCTGATGCCCGTACCCTGACCATCCAGCCCTGGGAAAAGAATATGCTGCAACCCATCGAAAGGGCTATCATCGCTTCCAACATCGGGCTGAACCCCCAGAACGACGGTATCATCATCCGCCTGTTCCTGCCCCCCCTCACCGAAGAACGCCGTAAAGAACTGGTGAAAAGAGTGAATGGCGAAGGGGAACATGCAAAAGTGGCTATCCGCAACATCCGCCGCGATGCGATCGAAGGCATTAAGAAACTGCAGAAAGACGGCTTAAGTGAGGACACCGCCAAAGACGCAGAGTCCGACGTGCAGGAACTGACCGACCGCTTTATTCAGATGGTGGATAAACATTGCGTCGCAAAAGATAAAGAAATCATGGCCATTTAATACTGGCTTAC
Protein-coding sequences here:
- a CDS encoding MraY family glycosyltransferase: MKHLYDEPDERKSHKSRIPTLGGLGFFAGFMLASAVCVPSQQAFPLQYLLAAFFVIFIVGIKDDLVGLSPMKKLVGQLVAAFAVIYLGNLQIRNMYGFFGMEELPYHFSLLLTYFTFIVVINAFNLIDGIDGLAGSIGLLVSAVLGAYFLYTNELLYAVMGFAMAAGLAAFLIYNITPARIFMGDTGSLLVGLVNAALIVKFIEVAGNPAGKMPIQSVPAIAFAILIIPLFDTLRVFAIRMSRGRSPFTADRHHIHHYMLALGLTHSQATLVAVLSNIGFIVLAFGLQDLGTTTLLCLIGGLALGATTVLFMLKKRKENEARAAILVPEPQEIPSESITKPKILRVNTESILQDK
- the frr gene encoding ribosome recycling factor, with the translated sequence MQDELNLILDDAKDSMQKAISHLEVELTKIRAGKANPQIVDGIMVDYYGAPTALNQVANISVADARTLTIQPWEKNMLQPIERAIIASNIGLNPQNDGIIIRLFLPPLTEERRKELVKRVNGEGEHAKVAIRNIRRDAIEGIKKLQKDGLSEDTAKDAESDVQELTDRFIQMVDKHCVAKDKEIMAI